The Pseudomonas sp. FP2309 genome has a window encoding:
- a CDS encoding flagellar brake protein — translation MFNALNAEDAPQPPKVLTTPLEIAGTLRMLQDSHDPLIITFHERSQRFQSYLVDVNRDGNMLALDEMIPRDGERYLENGEPFRIEGFHDGVRVAWESNGTLSISEKDGHRIYTGSLPQEVVYHQRRNAFRAALKLAQLVNIELGGEKLKAPVNGKLLDISATGCKLRFEGDISERLQLGQVYDRFIAALPFGSMTTAVELRYLHFEERINTTFAGVRFHNMSGLVQRQVERFVYQLQREARRFDKDDDF, via the coding sequence AAATCGCCGGCACCTTGCGGATGCTGCAAGACAGCCATGACCCGCTGATCATCACCTTCCACGAACGCAGCCAGCGCTTCCAGAGCTACCTGGTGGACGTCAATCGCGACGGCAACATGCTGGCCCTTGATGAGATGATCCCGCGCGACGGCGAGCGTTATCTGGAAAACGGCGAGCCCTTTCGCATTGAAGGCTTTCACGATGGTGTACGCGTGGCCTGGGAAAGCAACGGCACCCTGAGCATCAGCGAGAAGGATGGTCACCGCATCTACACCGGCAGCTTGCCGCAAGAAGTGGTCTACCATCAGCGCCGCAACGCTTTCCGCGCCGCGTTGAAGCTTGCGCAATTGGTCAATATCGAATTGGGTGGCGAAAAACTGAAGGCGCCGGTCAACGGCAAACTGCTGGATATCTCCGCCACCGGCTGCAAACTGCGCTTTGAGGGCGACATCTCCGAGCGCCTGCAATTGGGCCAGGTCTACGATCGCTTTATCGCCGCCCTGCCCTTCGGCAGCATGACCACAGCGGTCGAACTGCGTTACCTGCACTTCGAAGAAAGGATCAACACGACCTTTGCCGGTGTGCGCTTCCACAACATGAGTGGGCTGGTGCAGCGTCAGGTCGAACGCTTTGTGTACCAGTTGCAACGTGAAGCACGACGCTTCGACAAAGACGATGACTTCTAA
- a CDS encoding MFS transporter yields the protein MRQIWKSFRALYFASLMMLIGSGLLSTYLALRLAADNVDSLWVGALMAANYFGLVLGGKIGHRLIARVGHIRAYATCAGIVGAAVLGHGLVDWLPAWIVLRVIVGLGMMCQYMVIESWLNEQADAKQRGVVFSGYMIASYLGLVLGQLILVMHPQLGLELLMLVALCFALCLVPVAMTRRIHPAALHPAPMEPRFFIKRVPQSLSTVLGAGLIVGSFYGLAPLYASQQGLTTEQVGLFMGSCIFAGLLVQWPLGWLSDRYDRALLIRCFALCLAVAALPLAIMTQVPLEVLFVAGFLCSLVQFCLYPLAVAFSNDHVEGDRRVSLTAMLLVTYGVGASIGPLLAGVVMKMFGSQMLYAFFSLCALILVWRIRPKAVTNLHQVEDAPLHHVAMPDSMSSSPLVAALDPRVDEAVVQEQMQTAAPEPEVDGEQPPAEEPSAEVPAEQPDPDEHPHDLSRARP from the coding sequence ATGCGCCAAATCTGGAAATCTTTTCGAGCCCTTTATTTCGCCTCCTTGATGATGCTGATCGGCTCCGGCCTGCTCAGTACTTATCTGGCCTTGCGCCTGGCGGCCGATAACGTCGACAGCCTGTGGGTCGGTGCGCTGATGGCGGCTAACTACTTCGGCCTGGTGCTGGGCGGCAAGATCGGGCACCGCCTGATTGCCCGTGTCGGGCATATTCGGGCCTATGCCACCTGTGCCGGTATCGTCGGTGCGGCGGTGCTGGGCCATGGTTTGGTCGACTGGTTGCCGGCCTGGATCGTGCTGCGGGTGATCGTGGGCCTGGGCATGATGTGCCAGTACATGGTGATCGAAAGCTGGCTCAATGAGCAGGCTGACGCCAAGCAGCGTGGCGTGGTGTTCAGCGGTTATATGATCGCGTCTTATCTGGGCCTGGTGTTGGGCCAGCTGATTCTGGTCATGCATCCCCAGCTCGGCCTTGAGCTGCTGATGCTGGTCGCGCTGTGCTTTGCTCTGTGCCTGGTGCCGGTGGCGATGACCCGGCGTATCCACCCGGCGGCCTTGCACCCGGCGCCGATGGAGCCGCGGTTCTTTATCAAGCGCGTGCCGCAGTCGCTGAGTACGGTATTGGGTGCGGGGTTGATCGTCGGTTCTTTCTACGGTTTGGCGCCGCTCTACGCATCCCAGCAAGGGCTGACGACCGAGCAGGTTGGTTTGTTCATGGGTAGCTGCATTTTTGCCGGGCTGTTGGTGCAGTGGCCGTTGGGATGGCTGTCGGATCGTTATGATCGCGCGCTGCTGATCCGCTGCTTCGCCTTGTGCCTGGCGGTGGCGGCATTGCCGCTGGCGATCATGACCCAGGTGCCGCTGGAGGTGTTGTTCGTCGCGGGCTTCCTGTGTTCCCTGGTGCAGTTCTGTCTGTACCCGCTGGCCGTGGCGTTTTCCAATGACCATGTGGAGGGCGATCGTCGGGTGTCGCTGACGGCGATGTTATTGGTGACGTACGGCGTTGGCGCGAGTATCGGGCCGTTGCTGGCGGGTGTGGTGATGAAGATGTTCGGCAGCCAGATGCTCTATGCGTTTTTCAGTTTGTGCGCGTTGATCCTGGTTTGGCGTATCCGGCCAAAAGCAGTCACCAATCTGCACCAGGTGGAAGATGCGCCCCTGCACCACGTGGCGATGCCCGACAGCATGTCCAGTTCGCCGCTGGTTGCTGCGCTGGATCCGCGGGTGGATGAGGCGGTGGTGCAGGAGCAGATGCAGACTGCCGCGCCTGAGCCTGAGGTCGATGGTGAGCAACCACCAGCAGAGGAGCCGAGCGCTGAAGTGCCGGCCGAGCAGCCCGACCCGGACGAGCATCCCCATGACTTGAGCAGGGCGCGCCCCTGA